A single genomic interval of Prunus dulcis chromosome 5, ALMONDv2, whole genome shotgun sequence harbors:
- the LOC117628509 gene encoding uncharacterized protein LOC117628509: MPLTINLTWVSSTIPISLLPRELITASKTCSTIFHRASSPSTSRPLIVKCTRSTSGESGSLKDALSGIVGEQVEELLKREENRDLLDGLEKASQRVEMAKRELAEIEKQELEAKRVRDYINQLESRASEIAECQKEILEAKAMVEEAERALSQDGDQLGDGYGFSETGNGEIDKDKERWQSIKAASISALVGTFAGLPFSFTQVSSSSELILPLAITFVSCALFGVTFRYAVRRDLDDVHLKTGAPAAFGVVKGLATLDGGQPLELNAGSFLSHAFDGALYVSQSLFVFLSAAIALDYCFKARLLSPFPIKNPVSGSNSR; this comes from the exons ATGCCCTTAACCATCAATCTCACTTGGGTTTCCTCCACAATCCCCATATCTCTCCTCCCAAGAGAACTCATCACAGCATCAAAAACCTGCTCTACAATCTTTCACAGagcttcttctccttcaacaTCTCGTCCCCTCATAGTCAAATGCACGAGAAGCACCTCTGGAGAGAGCGGTAGCTTGAAGGACGCACTGAGTGGCATTGTGGGAGAGCAAGTAGAGGAGCTcttgaaaagagaagagaacaGGGATTTGCTTGATGGGTTGGAAAAGGCATCTCAAAGGGTAGAGATGGCTAAGAGAGAGCTGGCTGAGATTGAGAAACAAGAACTTGAGGCAAAGCGTGTGAGAGATTATATTAACCAACTTGAAAGCAGGGCTTCTGAG ATTGCAGAATGTCAAAAGGAGATATTAGAAGCAAAAGCCATGGTTGAAGAAGCTGAGCGTGCCCTCTCACAAGATGGGGATCAACTTGGAGATGGATATGGATTTTCAGAGACTGGAAATGGGGAAATTGACAAGGATAAAGAGAGATGGCAATCCATAAAAGCAGCTTCTATTTCTGCCCTTGTCGGCACCTTTGCTGGATTGCCCTTCTCCTTCACTCAGGTGTCCAGCAGTTCAGAGCTGATACTCCCTCTGGCAATCACATTTGTTAGCTGTGCACTATTTGGAGTTACCTTTCGATATGCAGTTCGAAGAGACTTGGATGATGTTCATCTTAAGACAGGAGCACCTGCAGCTTTCGGCGTTGTCAAAG GTCTTGCTACACTGGATGGTGGACAACCTCTTGAGCTAAATGCTGGTAGCTTCTTATCACATGCTTTTGATGGTGCACTGTATGTATCTCAgagtctttttgtttttctttctgctGCTATTGCCCTGGATTATTGTTTTAAGGCAAGGCTCTTGAGTCCTTTTCCTATCAAGAATCCCGTATCAGGATCCAATTCTAGATGA
- the LOC117628510 gene encoding uncharacterized protein LOC117628510, with protein MVSIHFSSTIHRLKPPPPHPSQLCNLKPSFLSKSNKSPNTRKKIGTRYRTCRAEFSNDAPFAAAIGACMLSSLVLPVTTPEDDGGGGSPMDSTDARFAVMGVVSFIPYFNWLSWIFAFLDTGKRRYAVYALVYLVPYLRSNLSLSPEESWLPIASIVLCIIHVQLEASIKNGDLQCFQLFSEAAKHTSFTSRKKDLTGHEGTSEEGRKRENKNLPSSEEIGRWGVPKKPLQDHEHSNEDWDDDERSKH; from the exons ATGGTTTCAATCCACTTCTCTTCTACTATCCACCGTCTGAAACCACCACCGCCTCATCCCTCTCAGCTCTGCAACCTCAAACCCTCTTTCCTTTCCAAAAGCAACAAATCCCCAAACACGAGGAAGAAGATCGGCACCAGATACAGAACGTGCAGAGCGGAGTTCTCAAACGACGCACCGTTTGCTGCAGCCATCGGCGCCTGCATGCTCTCTTCTCTGGTGCTTCCGGTCACTACTCCAGAGGACGATGGCGGCGGCGGTTCGCCTATGGATTCTACCGATGCCAGGTTTGCAGTCATGGGCGTCGTTAGCTTCATTCCCTACTTCAATTGGCTG AGTTGGATTTTTGCCTTTCTGGATACCGGGAAAAGGCGTTATGCGGTGTATGCGCTTGTCTACTTGGTTCCCTACCTCAG GTCGAATTTGTCATTGTCTCCTGAGGAGAGCTGGCTGCCTATTGCTAGCATTGTTCTATGCATTATTCATGTCCAG CTGGAAGCCAGTATTAAAAATGGAGATCTTCAGTGCTTTCAATTGTTTAGCGAGGCTGCAAAGCATACATCATTCACGAGTAGAAAGAAAGATCTGACTGGGCATGAAGGGACCTCTGAGGAG GggaggaaaagagaaaataagaaCCTGCCATCCAGCGAAGAGATTGGGAGGTGGGGAGTTCCCAAGAAGCCTTTACAAGATCATGAACACTCGAATGAAGATTGGGATGATGATGAAAGAAGCAAACACTAG